The following nucleotide sequence is from Deltaproteobacteria bacterium.
GAAGTGACTTCGGCGGCGCGGGCGAAGTGCAGCGGATCATTTATATCCGCCGCCTTGGGATGGCGCGGTTTGATGTCGCTGCGACCGACGACTTTCAAGCCGGCGGTTGCGAACGCGGCCAGCAATTCACCTCGCGAACGTAAACCGAGATGCTCCGCCAAGTCAGACAAGATCAACCAAGCCTCACCGTTCGGTACGAGGTGTGCTAACACGCCATTCAAGAATCCAAGCAACATGCGGCTGTCCTCGTCGTAAACGTTGGCGTCGATGGGCGAACTTGGGCGCGCCGGCAGCCACGGTGGGTTGCACAGGATCAATGAGGCGCGTCCATCGGGAAAAAGATTTGCGTGTTCTACTTGCACATGGTTGGTGACGCCGAGCCTGGCAAAATTTTCGCGCGCGCAGGCGAGAGCGCGCGGGTCGCGATCGGTGGCGATTATTTTTTCAATGTGTCGACGCACAAGCACGGCGGCGAGCACGCCAGTGCCCGTGCCAATGTCGAAGGCGATAAATGGCTCCTGTCCGGTGCGCGGTATCGGGGCCGTGGCGACAAGGCTCACGTATTCCCCGCGAAGCGGCGAGAAGACCCCATAGTGCGGATGAATGCAGTGGTTCGGTGCGGCGCCAAGCTCGGCAATCTCGACGCCGTTCTTGCGCCATTCGCTGGCGCTGATCATTCCCAGTAGGTCGCGCAAGGACGCCAACGAATCGCCCAGAGCTTCGTTCGCTGCGCCCCACGCTTCGGCGCAGGCTTGACGCGCATCGGGAGCACGGCGGAGCGCGATAGAATAGTCTGGGTTGAACGGAATCAGCAGCGAGCCCAACAACCGCGCCCGCTGCGACTGGGCCAGACGATGGTGGTGAAACATTTCAGCAGGGGAAAGCGCGTCGGTCGATTGCTTGCTGGTTTTTCGCTGCTTGCGCGCGGGCGTTTTGTCGATGCGCCGCACTAGCGCTTGCAGCAGCAACTTGGCGTTGTGAAAATCGCCGCGCCAGAGCAACGCCGTGCCTTCACAGGCGAGCCGATAAGCAGCGTCCGCGGTGGTGCCGTCGTCAGCCAACGCGACCCGCTTGGGCGGTGGCGCACCGCGCTCCGAGCGCCACAGCGCTGAACAGTTCTTGCCGGCTTCCGTCCAATGGATGAGCGGTAGTGGGCTGGCGATGTTTTCGTTACTGACTTGGCAAGGTGACATTGGCATCGGCTTGTTAAGTTGGATCAGGCGATCAGGTCACTTTTGAGTATCGACTATTTCACTCACTCGCGAAATAGCTGCTGTTCCAATTGTTCCGATCTACTTCGCACGGCGATCCGCCGTAAAGGTGCAACGTTTATCTCCCGAATGGCTTTTCAGATTGTTGCGCCGGAAAACTTGAACAAGCGACATTAAAAATTAGTATGGTATGCCCGGAATCCCGGCGCGGTCAGTACAGTGGCGAAGTCCCTGGGGCGCGTTCAGGCGAATATTGGGACGATGCTGTCTCGGTTCTCGGCGCGGCGGACGGGGAGAAGAAGTTTATAGATTGTAAAGATTGTGATGTCTGACCCCATTGCTACTACTTGCAAATGGAAATTTGAAGGAACTATATCAGCGAAGGACGGTGGTGATTGGTTTAATTTTAACGAGGGTGACAGAGTTTGGTACAAAGAATGGACTGTCACGGCGCTCCGAAATATACCTTGGGCACAGCCGTACTGGGTTTGGATAGTTGGGTCTAGGAGTGTTAGCGATAGTGGGACATGGTGAGGTGATTAGTGATTGTGAAGCGTGATGCTATCAAAACCGCGGTCCAGTTATCTTCTTTGCTTGTCTTCCTGACCGCGTTAGCAGGCTGCCAGGACAAGGGGACGGCACCCTGGCGGCTAGATGCAAAGTACTCACATTACCTTACTTCGTTTGCGTCAACCTATAAGACCATCACGGGACACGGCAGTGCTAGTACGGTTGACGGCATGCTAATCTATAAGATTGTAGATGAGCACAATAGAATGTTTAGTCTTGATGATCTTTTTGATCGTGACATTCTGTATGAGAGCCGTGACTAAGGAATTCATCCGGAAGTTTTTGGAAGCTACACAAGACGATGTCAAGCCTATTCCTTATGAAGCATGCCAAATTGATTGGAGCGAAGCCGCATATCACGTGATTCTGCTCGACAATACGTTTATGAGAGCAGGTTACTTCCTATTTAGGACGTGTAAAAACGCGGACTACGGAACTGTGTTTACCATGCGCGACACTAGTTATCGTACGAAGTCGTTACTTCCATTGATTAGGGCAATCGACCCAGTGTTGCATCACGCCCCGCCGCCGCCAGCCGCACGTTAGCTGGCAGGTCAATGAGGCCAGAGCGCCCCCTTTCTTTTTCTCGCCCAGGCGGTGATCTTTCGGTAGCGCGCCCCGGTTTTCGTTTCATTCGGGGATTGGGGTCTGGCCTGAGTATTGACTTATTTCACTTCAGCAACGGATCTTACGGATTGAGAGACTAGAAAGTTTAGGAACTCGAATGCGATTTTTATTACTCGACAACAAAACTTTTTAAAAAAAATGCCACACGATCAGGAGGTAGCAATCATGTTCGCTAACCACAACACCGAAGCCCGCAGCGCGTTCATCGCCGTAACCATCGCCGCGCTGCTCATCGCCTTCTCCCCCAACCTCCACGCCCAGTCCCCGCTCACCGTCCAGCCGTCGACCGGCAGAGTGGGAGTCGGACCCGCCGGTGCTAACTCGCCCGGCAGTAAAAAATAATTTCCTTTCTTGACACGATCTTGGTGGTCTCATATTACTAACCATTATTAATAAGGAGGGGCTTATGGCAAAGAGTTTAGCGGGCACACAGAGTCATGAAAATTTAAAGGGCGCATTTGCTGGCGAGTCGCAGGCGAACCGGCGTTACCTTTATTTCGCACGTGTGGCGGATATCGAAGGTTATCCCGATGTCGGCGGTTTGTTCCGCGATACTTCGGAAGCGGAGACCGGCCACGCCTTCGGTCATCTCGACTTTCTCAAAGAGGTCGGCGATCCGTGCACCGGCGTGGCGATCGGCACCACGGCGAAAAATTTAAAATCCGCCGTCGAAGGCGAGACCTACGAATACACGGAAATGTATCCGGGCTTCGCCAAAACCGCGCGGGATGAAGGTCTGCCGGAATTGGCCGAATGGTTCGAAACGCTGGCCAAGGCGGAAAAGTCCCACGCCGGCAGATTCGCCAAGGGACTCGATACCCTCGGCAGCTGATCCGACGTTCACTTCCATCATTAGCCGGCGGAGGAGGCGAGACGGCTCGTCTTTTCCGCCGCGGCGTTTTTGGCGACTGGCAATGAAAAAAATCGTTCTCGACGACATCTTGGGTTTTATCGCCTATGAAAAGGTGCGCCAAGAATTTCGCCAGGAGATCATCGAAAAGAAAAAACTTCGGCGGGTGGCGGTGGGCGATAAAGTGTCGTTGGTTTTCGAAAACCGCGACACGGTGATTTTTCAGATCCAAGAAATGTTGCGCGCCGAGCGGATCGGCGACTTGGACAAGATTCGCGAGGAGATCGCGGTTTACAATGAACTTATTCCCAAACCCGGCGAACTCAGCGCGACGATGTTTTTGGAGATCGAGGATCAATCTCATTTGCGCGACGATTTGCTAAAATTTTTGGGCATCGACGAAGCGCTGAGTCTGCTTGTCGGTGCGCATTCCATTGCCGGCCAATTCGAAGAGGGGCGGAGCAAGGAAGACAAGATCAGCGCCGTACAGTATGTGCGCTTTCCGTTTAGCGCCGAGGCGAAGCAAGAATTCATCCGCGGTGGGCGCGCCGAGTTAGCTATCGATCTGGCCGCCTATCGAGCGCGCGTTGCGCTCAGCGCCGCTACCCAAGCATCATTGGCGGAAGATTTAGCAGACTAAGGCCGCCCCTCTTCAATTCGAGATCGTCGCCATCTGCGACGACTCCATTCTAGCTCCCAGCGATTGTTGTAATCGCGCCAGGGCGGCGTTAAGCTCGGGCCAATTTCGCCGTCGGTGAGCGAGGAGGCAAGATGCAGCGGCGCAGCTTTGTCGGCATGATTGTCAGTCTGTTGCTTTGGCCATTCCGTAGTGTGGTCGAAGCGTTTTGTAATCCCTCGCTAGTGCATCTTTTTCACCAGGGGCGCCAGTTGGTGCAAGCGCGCGGCGGCAAGAGCCCAACATTGGGATCGTATTTTCTCCAATGGTACGGCCACTCGAGCTTTCTGATTCAATCGGGGAGCCAAACCAAGGTGGTGGCCGATCCTAACTTCAACGTCACCCCAGGCATCCAGGCTGACGCCATCACGATCAGCAACGATCACTTCACCCATAACAATACCGGTGCGGTGACCGGCAACCCGATCATCCTGCGCGGCATCACGTTCAAGCAAACCTGGCAGCCGGTGCGCACCAGCGTCAAAGATATCACCATCGTCAATATTCCGAGCCAGCGCAGCGCCAGTTGGGGCGCCATCGCCAACTCGATTTTCATCTACGAGATGAGCAGCCTGTGCATCGCCCATCTGGGCAACATCGGTCATCTCTTGACTGACGAGCAGGTGAAAGTTTTGCAACGGATCGACATCATGATGATCCCCATCGATGCCATGACCAATCTGGGCTTCGACGACATCATCAAAGTCGTCGGTCAAGTGAAGCCGCCCATCGTGATTCCGATGCACTACGACGTGGCGCGCCAAGCCGAGCTGTTTGCCGCCTTCGCCAAGGAACATTATCCGGTCAAGCGGATTTCACAGTCGCAACTGACATTGAATCGCTCCATGCTGCCGAAAGCTACCGAGATCTACGTGCTCGCTTACCCCCGTTCGCTGGGCGACTGAAGCGGTCTTCGCTCGATCGTCGCCTTTTGTTCAGCGCGGCGCAAAAACGATTGATGTTTTGCGCCATTCACTTATAATGCTGAAGTGATCAGCGATGCAGGCGGCCTGTGAAAAAAAAAGACCTTGAAATTTTTCGTACTCTGCTCAATCAACGGATTGAAGAGCTGCGTTCGAAAGCCGGGAAGACAGTGGAAACGATGGATGACGACGCCAACTTTCCCGATCCCTCCGACCGCGCCACCATGGAATCGAACCGCAATTCTATGCTGCTGATCCGCGACCGCGAGCGTAAACTGATTTTCAAAATTCAAGAAACCATCCAGCGTCTCGACGCCGGCGATTTTGGCATCTGCGAGGAGTGCGGCGAAGAGATCGGTATCGAACGGCTCAAGGCGCGGCCGGTCACGACGCTTTGCATCGACTGCAAATCGAACCAAGAAGTCACCGAACGCAAAGCTAGACGGCTGGTCTAGCGCCATCGGAATCCAATCATGAAAGTAAAAAAAGCCGTGATCCCGGTGGCCGGGTTGGGAACGCGATTTCTCCCCGCGACCAAAACTGTTCCTAAAGAGCTGTTGCCGATCGTCGACATCCCGTCGATCCAGTACGTCGTCCAAGAGGCGGTGGATGCCGGCATCGATGAGATTATTTTCGTCACCGGCCGGGGCAAGGACGGCATCGAGGATCATTTCGACGAAGCGCCGGAGCTGGAGCAGATCCTGACCAATCGCGGCAACACCGAGATGGTAAAAACTTTGCGCCGTATCGCCGAGATGATCGAAGTGGTTTCAGTGCGGCAAAAAGTGCCCCTCGGTTTGGGCCACGCGGTGCTGTGCGCGCGCGACTTGGTCGGCAATGAACCGTTCGCAGTCATGCTGGCGGATGATCTAGTCGACAGCGTGGTGCCCTGCGTTCGGCAGTTGGTCGATATTTTCAATCGCGACGAAGAGTCGGTCATCGCTTTGATGGAAGTTCCGCTCGAGGAAGTTCATCAATATGGCGTGATCAAAGGCCAAGAAATCGAACCACGGCTTTACCGCATCGACGGGACGGTGGAGAAGCCGATGTCGAGCGAAGCGCCGTCGCGCATGGCGATCATCGGCCGCTACGTGCTGCGCCCGGAAATTTTCGACATCTTGCAAAAACAGCCGGCCGGACGGGGCGGCGAGATTCAATTGACCGACGGCCTGGCGCAATTGGCGCGGCAGCGCAAAATGTACGGCTGCGTCTTTACCGGCGATCGCTACGACATCGGCGACAAGTTCGGTTTTGTCCGCGCCACCGTCGCCTACGCATTGAAAAGAGCCGATCTAAAAGATAAAGTGCTCGCGTACATGAAGTCCACCCTGGAATCAGTGGGGCTGTAGCTCAGTTGGGAGAGCGCTAGATTCGCAATTTAGAGGTCGTGGGTTCAATTCCCATCAGCTCCACCAAATTTTCCCTCGCATCGCATTTAAATTTTCACGCTCGTTGTCAATCAACCATTCCATCGGGAAGTTGGTCGATGCAGCTTCCACGCTGTTGGCAATTCCGCGCCAAAAATAATTCTCGATCGATATTAGTGAGCCGTGGGGTTACGCTAAATGCGCCGGCTCAGTTTGCCCCATGGGTGTGTGGATGTTTGCCGGCGTGAACAGGCGGGGGAGAAAGCTCAGCAAACGCGGCTGGGTGAACGCGAGCTTGAAGGCCAGCGCGGTCAATTCATCGCGATTGTGATGGCCCAGCAGCCGAACCGTGGATGCGTCGATGGCGTGCAGCAGTTGGTCGTAATCGCCGGGACGAAACCGACATGGCCGTCGAGCCAAGTTTGCTGTCGGTCGGGGCCGCGGTAGGCCATCGAACCGGTGAGTTTTTGCAGTAACGCGGGATCGACCGGCGCGCCGTCAAGATTAATAATACCGACTATGCCGCTCATCGAAACGCGCCTTGGTAGACTGGCGGCGGCGACTAACTGTCGTCGAACTTGATGAGCCCATACTCGGCGAGGCGGGTGACTAAATTTTCCAGATCGCTTTTGAGCAGGGCGGCGTCGGCGTCATAGAGCGCCGTCAGTTGGGCCAAGGCTTGGGCGATGGAAGCCGACGTCGTGAGCGCTTTCCACATGTCGGTGCCGACATCGTCCAAGCCGAAATAGCGTCCGCCGTCGAGGTTGAGCAACACCGACTCGCCGGCGATCTCGTTGATCAAGACATCGGCCGGCACCGAGACGCGCTTTGAGAGAAGCTCTTTCATTAAGATTGCTCGGAACCCGCCGCGTGCCAGCCCTGCTCCGTCCAAACTAGTAGAGGCGTATAAAGATTTTCCTCAGCCGCGCCGAGAATAATTTCTCCCTGATGCTCGACCCAGGCGTGGGCTTTGAGAGTGCCGTCAATTTCTTTTGCCGTGCCGATTTTCAGTGTGACCGGATAGCCGGCTGATATCGCCAGTCGAAGCACAGATAGACTTTGCACCAGGCAAGTCGCGCCAGGCACGAAGCGCGCCGCCGACTGCGCGGCCCAGATAATTTGCCGAAGGGTCGGCGCGCCA
It contains:
- a CDS encoding PqqD family protein, translated to MKELLSKRVSVPADVLINEIAGESVLLNLDGGRYFGLDDVGTDMWKALTTSASIAQALAQLTALYDADAALLKSDLENLVTRLAEYGLIKFDDS
- a CDS encoding class I SAM-dependent methyltransferase, translating into MSPCQVSNENIASPLPLIHWTEAGKNCSALWRSERGAPPPKRVALADDGTTADAAYRLACEGTALLWRGDFHNAKLLLQALVRRIDKTPARKQRKTSKQSTDALSPAEMFHHHRLAQSQRARLLGSLLIPFNPDYSIALRRAPDARQACAEAWGAANEALGDSLASLRDLLGMISASEWRKNGVEIAELGAAPNHCIHPHYGVFSPLRGEYVSLVATAPIPRTGQEPFIAFDIGTGTGVLAAVLVRRHIEKIIATDRDPRALACARENFARLGVTNHVQVEHANLFPDGRASLILCNPPWLPARPSSPIDANVYDEDSRMLLGFLNGVLAHLVPNGEAWLILSDLAEHLGLRSRGELLAAFATAGLKVVGRSDIKPRHPKAADINDPLHFARAAEVTSLWRLTANEP
- a CDS encoding lasso peptide biosynthesis B2 protein, which codes for MGRLKKFSRLTPAERSLWIKTACLLAVMRPALALLPLRVLRDALASRWREGSVVPGPGAPTLRQIIWAAQSAARFVPGATCLVQSLSVLRLAISAGYPVTLKIGTAKEIDGTLKAHAWVEHQGEIILGAAEENLYTPLLVWTEQGWHAAGSEQS
- the galU gene encoding UTP--glucose-1-phosphate uridylyltransferase GalU, which produces MKVKKAVIPVAGLGTRFLPATKTVPKELLPIVDIPSIQYVVQEAVDAGIDEIIFVTGRGKDGIEDHFDEAPELEQILTNRGNTEMVKTLRRIAEMIEVVSVRQKVPLGLGHAVLCARDLVGNEPFAVMLADDLVDSVVPCVRQLVDIFNRDEESVIALMEVPLEEVHQYGVIKGQEIEPRLYRIDGTVEKPMSSEAPSRMAIIGRYVLRPEIFDILQKQPAGRGGEIQLTDGLAQLARQRKMYGCVFTGDRYDIGDKFGFVRATVAYALKRADLKDKVLAYMKSTLESVGL
- a CDS encoding DUF3501 family protein, translating into MKVCRNWPNGSKRWPRRKSPTPADSPRDSIPSAADPTFTSIISRRRRRDGSSFPPRRFWRLAMKKIVLDDILGFIAYEKVRQEFRQEIIEKKKLRRVAVGDKVSLVFENRDTVIFQIQEMLRAERIGDLDKIREEIAVYNELIPKPGELSATMFLEIEDQSHLRDDLLKFLGIDEALSLLVGAHSIAGQFEEGRSKEDKISAVQYVRFPFSAEAKQEFIRGGRAELAIDLAAYRARVALSAATQASLAEDLAD
- a CDS encoding rubrerythrin; the encoded protein is MAKSLAGTQSHENLKGAFAGESQANRRYLYFARVADIEGYPDVGGLFRDTSEAETGHAFGHLDFLKEVGDPCTGVAIGTTAKNLKSAVEGETYEYTEMYPGFAKTARDEGLPELAEWFETLAKAEKSHAGRFAKGLDTLGS
- the dksA gene encoding RNA polymerase-binding protein DksA encodes the protein MKKKDLEIFRTLLNQRIEELRSKAGKTVETMDDDANFPDPSDRATMESNRNSMLLIRDRERKLIFKIQETIQRLDAGDFGICEECGEEIGIERLKARPVTTLCIDCKSNQEVTERKARRLV